The genomic segment AGCTTCTAAATTTCCTCTTCTATTATTAAGTTGAAGTTCTTTCTTGCTTTTGGTTTGAAATCATTGCCTCGGAACAGGTCAGGAGGATTACAATAGATTAAGACCGCTGAGCTATCGTGGGGCTGATGTCTTTATACTTGCATTTTCTCTCATCAGCAAGGCCAGTTATGAAAATGTGGCCAAGAAGGTTTAACCATGGAATATCTTCTGTTTTGAGAagataattttgttcaatatgAGATGTCTGTAATGCTGTATGCATGCTGAATGCTGATCATGTATTTGCTTGCTTTCCATTTCAGTGGATTCCGGAATTAAAGCATTATGCACCTGGTGTTCCGATAATTCTTGTTGGAACTAAGCTTGGTATGATTTTTACTCCTTGGATAACGGTATCTCTAATATATGCCTGCCAATGTTGTGTTTGTGAATTGCAATTGATTTGAATCTCTAGGTGACtgaaatttttctcaaattaatGGAGAATCCTTTTATACTGATGTTTCTGCAATTCTTTTGTTTCATGAAATGTTGTCATGTCATGTTTTCTTCACTTTGCTGCTGCAGATCTCCGGGATGATCAGCAATTTTTTGTAGACCACCCTGGTGCAGTGCCTATTTCTGCAGCTCAGGTAAATATGAACACAttattagtttcttttttcaattagAATATGTTgcacttatttaaaatattggTCTTGCATTGCTTCTTTCTGAAGGGAGAGGAACTAAGGAAACAGATTGGGTCTCCTGCCTACATTGAGTGTAGTTCAAAAACACAGCAGGTTAAAGTTTCTCTACATATTCTTtgtatgttttaaccaaaaagtTGTGTTGAAGCCCCTTTTTCTGATGGGATCTTGTGTGATGGCTTTTATGCAGAATGTGAAGGCAGTTTTTGATGCAGCTATTAAGGTAGTGCTCCAGCCTCcgaagaaaaataagaagaagaaaaaggcaCATGGTGGTTGCTCAATACTATGATCAGTGGAAAGATTCAAGAACGACAAAGATGGATTGACTTGCCAGCTTCTTGCTGCTCATATCTCTATCACTGTCACCTTTTTCAATTCAAGGAAGCCGCAAGCCATCATGTATAGTCTCAACTGACATTCTAGGGATTTCTGTGAAAGCATCAGATTGTTTGTTTCGTGTTTTACTTATTGTCATGATCTATAGTTGATGAGAAGCATTCCTTGTTAACATGCACGTCCCTTCTGCGTTTCATGTTTAGACTTCACTCGTGTATTAACCAGATGTGAGGAAGATGCTATTACAAAATAACTGTTTTCTTGCATGATGTTTAAATTTAAGCAATTTGATTAATGGATTAGTATAGCTGGATGCCATGAGtcataaaatttaatagaGTTGATGTGTCATGTGATTTTCTTATATAGACAAAttaccaaatggggcaaatcCTATCCCCGGTAGCCTTATCACTCCTTCATATCATCCATACCAAACAACCTAAGTGTTCCGGGTTCCGGATTTATGGGGTTATGGAATCGCGATTAAGTTAGtttctaaattttatattctgTCTTGATTTTCAAGTATTGTTTTCAGtatgatttttttcatttcatagtGTCAAGTAGATGCTTGTATTTTCTATCATGGGAATATAGATTTGACTGTGTTAATTATGTGCTTATCTACTGATTAATGAGGTTAAGTTTTAAGTCGTATGGAAAGCAAAGCCACTGTTGGCATTAGGCCCAGTCTACTTGTAGGCGttttaagaaatatttaaaaggaGCCTGGCTTGGGAGTGGTGTGAGGACTCCTTAATGGGGTCAGGCCCACCTGACCTGAGGAGCTAGGAGTGGACCTGTAATTAAGACCTAAATCTAAAGCTCCAGTCTGCATGGACGCAGCCGGACCCAGGAAAATAGGGTCAAGAACTGTAAACACacaatttattaattcataaaCAATGCAAGTTTCAACGTTGGGCTTTTAAGTGTGATGGTTACTGCAACAAGCAATGGCTATGTGTTGGTTAAGGCTAAGTGAAAAACGGTCCCATATATTCCATGATTTTTCCAAACGAATTTGGCATTGCGGAAGGAGTAGGCGAGTGGAATTTTCCATGACTCGTGTCCATCGGGGCTGTTGCCCTCTTCCAagttcttttctctcttttgtttttttaaaggaaattgGTGCTCTACTTGACTTGAAACGGTAAGAAGTCGTAAGTCTAACTTTTAAATATAACAAATCAAAAAAGCTTAAAAGCACACAGTAAATCAGGAAAACTTTAAACACTTCATGATCAAATATCATTTCCAAAATATCAATAACGCATGAATCAGTACCTGAACTCTTTTAAATACATTTATTATcacaaaatcatttaaattaaccaaaaagaaaaagaaaaagtgttaTCTCTTCGACTGAATAgtagatttgaatttgatactTTAAAggtgtttttattatttttgaattagaTTTTGAGAATTTAATTCTGACAGTGGGAAGtgttttattcttattttttattatttttgtgcTGAAATAagaagttatttttatttgtaattatttcttacgtcattttctcaattttgatTTCGTATTCAACGTGAGAAGTGCTTTTAATTATCTTTGAAATtcataacaagaaaaattcatcatTAAACTGTTTCGTATGAAAGTTTGCAATTTTCAGTAAGTCAAAAACGCAATACCAATTAAATGAGAATATGTTAGTCTTTGCTTGACATTTTCCAAGATCTCCACATAACTCATTAATCCAAAGAAAATATGGTCTCGTGATGTAAAAGAAAGTTATGAACACAAAATTGGAGGAAAACGTAAAATATGTGTTGAATTTGCACCCAAATTCAAAAAGGGCGCTCCAAGTCTGCTTTCGAGAAACGTTTATTCTGGTTCATGAACCAACACGTCCAACCCCTCTTCATGAACCCTAAAAAAACTTGGCTGAAATTCCATGAACCCTAATTTCAATTCCCAAACTTCTTGGGTTGCCTTTACTCACTTTCGAGGAGGAAGGAAGGAAGGAAGGGTGGTACAACATTGGGACAGGAAATTCTCCTTTTACCATCTAACCATGCCCTTTAACCaggtttaattattttaattaaagaattatcGTCTAATCACTAgtaaaagtaaataataatGGTGCCGCCTAGTTTGATAGCAAGGTAAACATTGCACATTATGTCTCCCTCCCTTCCCCACATCATACTCACACCTTTGATCGATCAACGTCATAATTAAACATGATCTGCCCAGCTAAGACCAAACTTTACGCAACAGAAATCAAATCTTCCTTCCCTGTGGGATTTGGTGGTCTCTCAATTTCCTCGCAATTTTCTTTCTGGGGGGCCAATTCTTGTTTAAACGCGGCTCAAGCCAAGACCTCCTATTTTCTTCCTATGTTTTCCGCCTGGTATTGGAAAGTGGCAGCCTGTCccatttttttctatatttgtCAAACATGCATCAAAATCACTTGGAAAAACCCAGAAAAATGTAtcaaagttttattttatttttgagtatTGAATATAGTATGGTAAAATAGATTAAaaggttttaaaattaattataaataatattgtataaatgtaaaatattttttaataaattaaaagatgatgtgatgtaaagtgaaaatatcattatttttaatttaaattttcagcATAATTGTTTATAaggtatatttttaaatatgatatgtattttttatgttaacttattaattaaaaataaaaaaggtttttacgttaaagataaaattaacaaaaatttgattaatgtGTATTGTATCATAAGATACATATCACACATCGAACAATACATGATTATATATGATTGTCACGTAttcattcatatttatttttagtgaaTATGATGTTAGGTATCAAttcatatttatcttttgttAATATCGTATGCTAtacagtaatattttattatgttaataCTCATACTCACCTTATTCTAGGTGATActgttaatttattaattaaaaataaaaaagtttagtatattaaaaatataatcaataaaaatttgattaaagtGTTACGCATTGTCAAATAGCTATTACGTATGGAAGTATACACGATCATATACAATGTTAGATATCtgttcattatttttgaatattatatgatatataataatattttaatatattaacaaTCACACTCACCTTTGAGGGTAAATAAATGGATGGATTGAGTGGTTTGATCCACTATACTTAAAAACCAAAtagatcaaatatttttaaaaaattgatcaaaattgatcaaatataaaaaaaataccaaaccGACCAAACATAAAATTAGTTTAGTCAATTTAGTTTTGGACCAAtggatcaaaattttattttatttataaattataatattaaaacttaaaaccttcatctataattataaaatatacaaattatatatataatattactttattatatatatgaaattaatgacacaatttatattttataatattttaatttttatatcaaagtttgtataaataataattaattataaataatatgttataaaaattaagatgataactaataaaattattaagtataataatataaataaagtataTTATAAATTACAGTTATGcttgtataaaaattaaatatatgtatatgtataatatattactttattatgtatatatgaaattaatgacataacttatatgttataatgttttatatcaaagtttgtataaataataactaattataaacaatatgttataaaaattaaggtGATAATTAATAAGGTTACTaagtgtaatcatataaataaaatttattataagttatagtaatatttatatataaaaaaaaatatatatatatataattatatatatattcataacattttatattacgaACTATTACCAatgtataataattataatatattaatatgtaagatatttattatcatatattataatattaaaatataaattatatcatttaaaatatataatttgtaattttatatcaatacaattttataaaaaaaatatataaccaaaattaaattgttgTGATTATAATTcgaatatgtatatataataaatcaatatattttaaatatattattaattaaatttactatcaattcttcttaatatatatacaaattattatatatattaatatatataaaaaatatataaaaatttaattaattttttgagtgaattaatttaaaaattttaagattaaAACCGACCACAAAACTAATTAGATCAAATAgtttaaatcaattaatataataaattaattaaactaaacaGTATTACTTaaattacatataatttaattaaacaattaatttgatttgattttcctCACTCCTACTCACCATATCCTAAGCGTTACCGTTAACACTGCTGCAAGAGAAAAAGGTTGCAACTAGCAGGCACAGTGGAACAAAACGGTACAGCAGAAGCCATGCAAGAAGGGTTAACATGTAATGTATAATATCTTAAAGCAAGGAATGGAAACGTGGCGTTATTTAATTGGATTAAAAAAATCGGCGGGTGTACGACAAAAACTAGATGCCATCCCATTCCACTTTCCTTTGCCAAAAGAAACGAGAGAGTGAAGATAAGCTCAATCAAAATCAATATTCTTtttggcaaaaaaaaaatattgattttttttttccaaaaagaaTATTAATTTGGAGACGAGCCCCTTGTTGTAATTTCAACCCcgtaattatattaatttaaaaccCCGAACCCGGCATTCCCAAGACGACTCATTTAACTCGTTAAAATCCGCTCTTCGTCCACCAAattcttctctctcttaatCGTCGGCGCCCCACAGCTTAGCTCTTTCACTGTTTACTGAATTGTAAAATTTGGTTCATTAGGAGggggaggaggaggaggaggaggaggaggaggaggaggagaagaGGGAAATTGGGGGCGAGGGGGGAGGGATATGGCGATATCGGATGCGGTGATTGGGAATTTGATGACGATCTACGTGGCAGTGATAGCGGGGATAAAGGCCTATGGTTTAGTATGTGGGCGGAGCTTCAGTGGCGGGTTCGTGCTGATTGTGTCGAGCACGGTGGTGGGTCTCATCTTGGTCGGGACGCTGACGTGGGATGTCTCTCGTAAAGCCACGTACGCGATTTCCCGTGATCACGCTGCTGCGGTCCATGTTCACGAGATGTGCAAGGGTGGTATTTGCTGGCACGGTGTGGCGGTGCGTTCCCCTGCTTCTCAGGTCCGGTTCAGGCTCCCTCAGCAAATTCCATACGGTTCTTTGTAACAAAAAAAGTGaatgaaaaagttgaaaagcacgagcagaaaaaaaagaagaagaataaaaggGGTATTTGAGTTTCGAAGCTGTAAGATATAAGGTTGTCTCTGGCTAAGACAAAAGCCTTGAGGTGTTTGGGTTGTTTTCtccttgaattttgattgaGAGGAATAAAATAGTGTGTATAAAGCTATAAAATAACATACCAAGTGGAAGATGTTTtgtgaataaataaataaatagttcTCCGTTGCtcttggttttttcttttgcaccAACCAAAGTTTGTTCTGTTGTACAAGTGCTTTCAAGATGGAAACAGAGGAGCGAGGCCGAGTTTACATAGTTTAATTGCTTGGTTTGGTCGGCCTACTGACAAGGAACACAGCATTTTTGCCAGGAGGAAGTCCAGTCCAGGATTCTCAAAAAGGTTATTGCAGTTTATATGTTGAAAGATGTCAGAGTTAGGGTGgcaattattatttattacagATTTTTCAGGAAAATAAGTAAGAAGAGCacttttgcaaaaaaaaaaaaaaaaagtgtattGGTACGTTTGTTCATATAAAACAGTTAAAGTAGAGTCCTAGTTTTGTGTGTTTTTTGTTGGTTTGTCTGTTTAGAACACGCCATGCTTCTTCTTAGCAGGTTGGGTTCCCTTCCTTTTGTCTTGTTTATGGATAGGAAAGGTAGTACTACAAATAATTGCAAGGATGTCGATGGAATAATTTGGATGGGATGTGTAGTAGTCGGTGGCCCTCCATCCGTTTCGATGCCGAGTGGTGAAGAAATACCGCTGCGGTGGCTGCTTCCATCTATTGATTTCCAAAATCCAGGGCAATCCCCTTAGCGTAAAGCCATCCAGGGACTCAGAATGAGATgttgctgaaatgaaaaggAACTCCAAAATCTGAATTCACCCAAGCTCCCAATGGCTGCCTTCAGCATATATTTACGCAGTGTAGATTTGCTGCTGATTTTAACCCCACAAGAAGCAATTTGTTAGTTAGTACACATCTTAAAGGAGTCAATCAGCTCttccttttaaaaatgaacaaaaaaacaGGGTGTAATTGGCTCCGAACCTCCGGTGGTTTAGATGTCCATAGCATAAGTAGGAAATTCTATTTGATGCAACGTCAGCTTGGCATTTACTGACGCTGACTAGGTCCAAAACAACGCAATGCTCGGTAATGGGGTTGGAATGTAATCTACTCCCCCGGTTTTTACTTATATACTGTCTTGTCATTCGTCAAACCTACTTTGGGTGTAAGTAATTAGAAAGGTACTAAGTAAATGATGAAGCTTTTTGGTAGTTGTTTTCGAGACATGACATTTATTGTTGCATCCATTCAAGATGGACGTATGAAAGGAAGATGGTAATGTCCTCCCGACCTTAAAAcaactgttttttttttcttttaactaagaaaaacaaagctaaattaaagataaaaatgacAGTAGGAATTACCTGAGCCTTAAAAGATTGGTCTGTCTGTGAATTGCGATAAACGAGTGCCCATTTTAATTCAGGAAACAAATTTTTGTTACTATGCATCCAAGGTTCTTTGTTTCTTAGCTTGATCTGTGAGACTGTGGCTCACTGCTTTCTTTGCTTCTCTTTTTGGTCAACTTTCCAGCTTTAAGTAAAAGAATTGTTAGAATCATCAAGTCGTTGATATTAAACCCAAACGGCTTTCATACGCTCTGCTTTACCTAATCTGGACTTTTCAATCCAATTGAGGTTTTTCTCCAATCATGGAAGCAAAACCCCACTCTGTTTTCcacttctttctctttcctgactttttttttttccttctttttgtaTTACTTTTGCTGATTTAATCTACTCTTCGGAAAGATTCTTAGCCCttctttgttatttagtttttttatgtTAGTTGCCTTTGCTTTGACTTTAAATCTCTGCATTTTGCAGAGCATCAAAGCATTGTCTGTAAATTCAAGTTGGGAAAACTTTACCTATGTTTCTCTCCATGGATAGTGCATTATACGTTCCCTTGCGTTAAGAAATTTGTCTTCGTTGAATAAGGGCGAGTTTAATCATTTCAAAGAGATTGGCCTTGATTTGCTTCCTGAAAAAGGCATTCAGCAAACAGACATGGCTGCAGCCTGCAGTCAGGGATGTCCAACCCCTTTGTTTCTCTTATGGGATTTTGTGTCTTTGCATGCCGAATCTAAAGgaatgttctttttttttcttttgctcatGAGTAAATATAACGAACAGTGTTTCGAGATTAAGtttgataaaaaagaaagagttgaTGTGCAAGCTTTCTTGCTGCTTCTAAACCCTTTATCTCTCTCAACTTTTTCAACTCAAATAAAAGcctcaaccaacattcttggGATTTCTGTGACTGCATTAGATCgcttatttgttttctttaacaTTTATAATCAGGAGCTATGACAGACGACAAGCAATTACTGGTTATATTTAGACATTAAAAGCACGAGCACTGCTGCCTTCGCTGCTTTTCTTGTTTAAGTTTCTCTAATGTCGGTAACAACCCTTGGTCAAAAAAACTGTCTCCCATAAACCACAAGGTTGGGGTGTCCGAAATCTAATcgcatttaaatttattagatTATCTCAGGAACCCAAAGGAGAAAACAAGAGTTTGGAATTCAAACTCGACGACCATAATCCCACAAGTAATTAAGTTTTCTGGTTTTCAGTTCTACTCAAATTGAACAAAAGCATGCATTTGAAAACTTTCGCCTCCCAACCTTTTTACCACTTCAATCAGCGtcctaaaaaaaaaggaaaatttaaagtaaCAAAGGTcacaataaaaaatgaattccAACTCgagaattaaaaagaaataaaaaaaaaagcacatTTTCTATGTTAGACGCATAGTACCATAAAGTCACCACACTCACCAACCAtcgatttttttcttttttggttttactCAAACTAGACAACCTGCTTGCCCTCACGTCTCGGGCTGCCAGGcataatttacaatttaaTGGATTCAAATTTCTCACCCATTATACCACCTTTTTGTCTCTGGAACTGAATGTAACGCATCGTGCTTGCAAGGAAAGCATCTGAAGCACTATCTGGGGTTGCAGAATCATTCTGCTTCTCGGTATTGATTAGTTCTATCAGGCCTTGGATTGCTGCACCCGTGATTTGCTGATTTCCTTTTTCGAAGAAGTAGAGGTACCTGAAGCAAAAGTCACCAAAATACATGTTTATGACGTAAAGATGAAGCTGTGTAGTATGAGAAGGTTGAATTCGGTACAGCTTAAAGCACTCACTTGTTTAATATCTCAACAAAGAGTGTGACTGGCCCACTGCTACCTCGTGCAACATTTGCCATTTGCTGAGCAGCATTTGCGATCCTCAATGCACGCTTTAGGCAAAGCAGGACCCTGCAATGTCTCCCATTATTTTTAAGTTCTAactattaaaagaaattttatctgTTTACTAACAAATAAGCCTGAAGGGGAGAGGGGAAATTAAAGAAGCAATCCACGGTATTTTGAAGAGCGGACACCAATACATGATGAaaccataaaaaatttcaagctaAAACTGGTTAAGTACGAGGTTCACACCTTTCCCCATCCTTGATGCCATCTTGATCATCTACCCAAAAAAGATGTGAACATGCATAAACAGCTCTGCACTGATCAGGCTTCTTCAATAGCCTAGCTGAATACTGACCAAAGTAAcatgtatttaatttttgtataaaCATATCAATAAAGCACGATAGTCAGATAAGTTTTGTATAAGCATTATTACCCCTGTGGCCTTGTGCGTCAAAGTGTCTCGGTTCTCAACACCAAATACATTCATCCTCTGGAGAGTCCCGATTATCAGATGAATTGCGGTCACTTGGGCTTTGGAGTCCTAAGAGCAAcaaaaattcatgaaactacACAAATTAGAAGGCAAGAATGTGACTGGCTTATGGctttttttgattaaaacattAACTGATGAGTAGACAATTACCGCAATTTCTTCTTCATATAACACAAATGCTTGAGTGAAAAATTCATAAGCAACATGCTCAAGGTCGCAGTCATTAGCTGCCTGTTAGTCAGCAGgaaacagaaaaaagaaaaaaatagagg from the Theobroma cacao cultivar B97-61/B2 chromosome 8, Criollo_cocoa_genome_V2, whole genome shotgun sequence genome contains:
- the LOC18591584 gene encoding uncharacterized protein LOC18591584 — translated: MAISDAVIGNLMTIYVAVIAGIKAYGLVCGRSFSGGFVLIVSSTVVGLILVGTLTWDVSRKATYAISRDHAAAVHVHEMCKGGICWHGVAVRSPASQVRFRLPQQIPYGSL
- the LOC18591583 gene encoding rac-like GTP-binding protein 5; the protein is MSASRFIKCVTVGDGAVGKTCMLISYTSNTFPTDYVPTVFDNFSANVVVDGSTVNLGLWDTAGQEDYNRLRPLSYRGADVFILAFSLISKASYENVAKKWIPELKHYAPGVPIILVGTKLDLRDDQQFFVDHPGAVPISAAQGEELRKQIGSPAYIECSSKTQQNVKAVFDAAIKVVLQPPKKNKKKKKAHGGCSIL